One Hevea brasiliensis isolate MT/VB/25A 57/8 chromosome 5, ASM3005281v1, whole genome shotgun sequence genomic region harbors:
- the LOC110670173 gene encoding leucine-rich repeat receptor-like protein kinase PXC2 isoform X1 — MLFDICFFLLSVPVFVQSLDPTFNDDVLGLIVFKAGLQDPESKLASWNEDDENPCNWVGVKCDPKTQRVTELVLDGFSLSGHIGRGLLRLQFLQILSLSNNNFTGTINPDLAQLGVLQVVDLSQNNLSGLIPDGFFKQCGSLRSVSFAKNNLTGQIPESLSWCTSLAAVNFSSNQLSGELPSGLFFLRGLQSLDLSDNLLEGEIPEGISNLAYLTTINLQKNRFSGKLPVDIGGCLLLKVLDFSENSLSDLLPESLRRLRSCTSLRLRGNSFAGEVPGWIGELTNLDILDLSANEFMGRIPTSIGNLNILKELNLSRNHLTGGLPQPVTNCLNLLVIDVSQNRLTGILPPWILKMGLKSVSLSGNGHSKGVQYPSVASLASSLQGLKVLDLSSNVLSGEIPSDVGVVSSLLVLNISRNRLFGSIPSSIRELKMIQVLDLSHNKLKGRIPSEIGGAVSLVELRLEKNCLTGNIPTQIKNCSSLKSLILSQNNLTGPVPAAIANISNLQYVDLSFNHLSGSLPKELTNLSYLVSFNVSHNNLQGELPVGGFFNTISPSAVSGNPSLCGSVVNRSCPSVHPKPIVLNPNSSASSNGSSLNHNHRKIALSISSLIAIGAAAFIALGVVAVSLLNIHVRSSMTPTPVSLALSGGEDFSCSPTTDPNYGKLVMFSGDTDFVAGAHALLNKDCELGRGGFGVVYRTILRDGRSVAIKKLTVSSLIKSQDEFEREVKRLGKIKHHNLVALEGYYWTSSLQLLIYEYISSGSLYKHLHDGPSSNCLSWRQRFNIILGMAKGLAHLHHMNITHYNLKSTNILIDDTGEPKVGDFGLARLLPTLDRCILSSKIQSALGYMAPEFACRTVKITEKCDVYGFGILVLEVVTGKRPVEYMEDDVVVLCDMVRGALEDGRMEDCVDGRLGGKFPADEAIPVIKLGLICASQVPSNRPDMEEVVNILELIQCPAGDQEELE; from the exons atgctATTCGACATCTGCTTTTTTCTTCTTTCAGTTCCTGTTTTTGTACAGTCTTTGGACCCAACATTCAACGATGATGTTCTTGGGTTGATAGTCTTCAAGGCCGGTCTTCAAGACCCAGAGTCTAAACTCGCGTCATGGAATGAAGATGATGAGAATCCCTGCAACTGGGTCGGTGTCAAGTGCGACCCTAAAACCCAGCGGGTTACCGAACTGGTTCTCGATGGCTTCTCTCTTTCTGGGCACATTGGCCGCGGCCTTCTACGCCTGCAGTTTCTTCAGATTCTGTCACTATCAAACAACAACTTCACTGGCACCATAAACCCTGATCTTGCTCAGCTTGGGGTTTTACAAGTTGTCGACTTGAGTCAGAACAATCTCTCAGGGTTGATCCCTGATGGATTTTTTAAGCAATGTGGATCCTTGAGATCGGTTTCATTTGCTAAGAATAACCTCACCGGGCAGATTCCTGAATCTTTGAGCTGGTGCACGTCATTGGCAGCAGTTAATTTCTCATCTAACCAGCTTTCTGGGGAGTTACCATCTGGATTATTTTTTTTGAGGGGGCTTCAATCCCTTGATTTATCTGATAATTTGCTTGAGGGAGAGATTCCCGAAGGGATCTCAAATTTGGCTTATTTGACAACCATTAATTTGCAGAAGAACAGATTCTCTGGGAAGCTTCCAGTGGATATTGGAGGTTGTTTGCTTTTGAAAGTGCTGGATTTTAGTGAGAATTCTCTGTCTGACCTCCTTCCAGAGTCATTGCGGAGGCTTAGGTCGTGCACTTCTCTTAGATTGCGAGGAAATTCATTTGCAGGAGAAGTTCCTGGTTGGATTGGCGAATTAACAAATCTCGATATTTTGGATCTTTCTGCCAATGAATTTATGGGTCGGATTCCAACTTCAATAGGAAATCTTAATATATTGAAGGAATTAAATCTGTCCAGGAACCATCTTACAGGAGGGTTGCCACAGCCGGTGACAAATTGTCTTAACCTTTTGGTTATCGATGTTAGCCAGAATCGATTGACAGGAATTCTTCCTCCGTGGATTTTGAAGATGGGCCTTAAAAGTGTATCACTTTCTGGGAATGGACACAGTAAGGGTGTGCAATATCCTTCAGTGGCCTCTTTGGCGAGCTCTCTTCAAGGTCTTAAGGTCTTGGACTTATCTTCAAATGTCTTATCTGGTGAAATTCCATCCGATGTTGGGGTAGTTAGCAGTTTGCTGGTCTTGAATATATCCAGAAACCGACTCTTTGGTTCTATCCCATCAAGCATAAGAGAATTGAAGATGATCCAAGTTCTTGATTTGAGTCATAATAAGCTAAAGGGAAGAATTCCTTCTGAAATTGGAGGAGCAGTTTCACTTGTTGAACTGAGGTTGGAAAAGAACTGCCTAACTGGGAATATTCCAACTCAAATAAAGAACTGCTCATCTCTAAAATCTTT AATTCTATCGCAGAACAACCTCACCGGTCCGGTTCCTGCAGCCATTGCAAACATAAGCAACCTCCAATATGTGGACTTATCTTTCAACCACCTCTCTGGAAGCTTGCCAAAGGAGCTGACAAATCTTTCCTACCTTGTATCCTTCAATGTTTCCCATAACAACCTGCAAGGTGAGCTGCCAGTTGGGGGTTTCTTCAACACCATTTCCCCTTCAGCTGTCTCTGGTAATCCATCTCTATGTGGTTCTGTTGTTAATCGTTCCTGTCCTTCTGTCCATCCAAAGCCCATTGTTCTGAACCCCAACTCTTCTGCCTCCTCCAATGGCTCTTCTTTAAATCACAATCATCGGAAAATCGCACTCAGCATCTCTTCTCTCATTGCTATTGGTGCAGCCGCTTTTATTGCCCTTGGCGTGGTAGCTGTGTCTCTCCTCAACATCCATGTACGATCTTCCATGACACCAACACCTGTTTCACTTGCTTTATCCGGTGGGGAAGATTTCAGTTGTTCCCCAACTACTGATCCAAACTATGGCAAACTTGTAATGTTTTCTGGGGACACGGATTTTGTTGCTGGTGCCCATGCATTACTCAACAAAGACTGTGAACTTGGTCGGGGTGGGTTTGGGGTTGTTTATCGAACGATACTTCGAGATGGGCGTTCAGTTGCCATAAAGAAGCTAACAGTTTCAAGTTTGATCAAGTCCCAAGATGAATTTGAGAGGGAAGTGAAGAGACTTGGGAAGATCAAGCACCATAATCTTGTGGCACTGGAAGGTTATTACTGGACTTCATCCTTGCAGCTCCTTATTTATGAATACATATCCAGTGGGAGTTTGTATAAGCATCTTCATGATGGACCCAGCTCAAACTGCCTGTCCTGGCGGCAGAGGTTCAACATAATTCTGGGGATGGCAAAAGGTTTGGCCCATTTGCATCATATGAACATAACTCACTACAATCTTAAATCAACCAACATTCTGATAGATGATACTGGTGAGCCAAAGGTTGGAGACTTTGGCCTGGCAAGGCTGTTGCCAACATTAGACCGTTGTATCCTAAGCAGCAAAATCCAAAGTGCATTAGGCTACATGGCTCCTGAATTTGCTTGTCGAACTGTGAAGATAACTGAGAAATGTGATGTTTATGGGTTTGGTATCTTAGTTTTGGAGGTGGTGACAGGTAAGAGACCAGTGGAATACATGGAGGATGATGTGGTGGTGCTATGTGACATGGTGAGGGGAGCTCTAGAGGATGGCAGGATGGAGGATTGTGTTGATGGAAGGCTTGGAGGAAAATTTCCAGCAGATGAGGCAATTCCAGTAATAAAACTTGGTTTAATATGTGCATCTCAAGTGCCATCAAATAGGCCAGACATGGAGGAAGTGGTCAATATTTTAGAGCTGATCCAATGTCCTGCAGGGGACCAAGAGGAGTTGGAATGA
- the LOC110670173 gene encoding probable LRR receptor-like serine/threonine-protein kinase IRK isoform X3 yields the protein MLFDICFFLLSVPVFVQSLDPTFNDDVLGLIVFKAGLQDPESKLASWNEDDENPCNWVGVKCDPKTQRVTELVLDGFSLSGHIGRGLLRLQFLQILSLSNNNFTGTINPDLAQLGVLQVVDLSQNNLSGLIPDGFFKQCGSLRSVSFAKNNLTGQIPESLSWCTSLAAVNFSSNQLSGELPSGLFFLRGLQSLDLSDNLLEGEIPEGISNLAYLTTINLQKNRFSGKLPVDIGGCLLLKVLDFSENSLSDLLPESLRRLRSCTSLRLRGNSFAGEVPGWIGELTNLDILDLSANEFMGRIPTSIGNLNILKELNLSRNHLTGGLPQPVTNCLNLLVIDVSQNRLTGILPPWILKMGLKSVSLSGNGHSKGVQYPSVASLASSLQGLKVLDLSSNVLSGEIPSDVGVVSSLLVLNISRNRLFGSIPSSIRELKMIQVLDLSHNKLKGRIPSEIGGAVSLVELRLEKNCLTGNIPTQIKNCSSLKSLILSQNNLTGPVPAAIANISNLQYVDLSFNHLSGSLPKELTNLSYLVSFNVSHNNLQAAFIALGVVAVSLLNIHVRSSMTPTPVSLALSGGEDFSCSPTTDPNYGKLVMFSGDTDFVAGAHALLNKDCELGRGGFGVVYRTILRDGRSVAIKKLTVSSLIKSQDEFEREVKRLGKIKHHNLVALEGYYWTSSLQLLIYEYISSGSLYKHLHDGPSSNCLSWRQRFNIILGMAKGLAHLHHMNITHYNLKSTNILIDDTGEPKVGDFGLARLLPTLDRCILSSKIQSALGYMAPEFACRTVKITEKCDVYGFGILVLEVVTGKRPVEYMEDDVVVLCDMVRGALEDGRMEDCVDGRLGGKFPADEAIPVIKLGLICASQVPSNRPDMEEVVNILELIQCPAGDQEELE from the exons atgctATTCGACATCTGCTTTTTTCTTCTTTCAGTTCCTGTTTTTGTACAGTCTTTGGACCCAACATTCAACGATGATGTTCTTGGGTTGATAGTCTTCAAGGCCGGTCTTCAAGACCCAGAGTCTAAACTCGCGTCATGGAATGAAGATGATGAGAATCCCTGCAACTGGGTCGGTGTCAAGTGCGACCCTAAAACCCAGCGGGTTACCGAACTGGTTCTCGATGGCTTCTCTCTTTCTGGGCACATTGGCCGCGGCCTTCTACGCCTGCAGTTTCTTCAGATTCTGTCACTATCAAACAACAACTTCACTGGCACCATAAACCCTGATCTTGCTCAGCTTGGGGTTTTACAAGTTGTCGACTTGAGTCAGAACAATCTCTCAGGGTTGATCCCTGATGGATTTTTTAAGCAATGTGGATCCTTGAGATCGGTTTCATTTGCTAAGAATAACCTCACCGGGCAGATTCCTGAATCTTTGAGCTGGTGCACGTCATTGGCAGCAGTTAATTTCTCATCTAACCAGCTTTCTGGGGAGTTACCATCTGGATTATTTTTTTTGAGGGGGCTTCAATCCCTTGATTTATCTGATAATTTGCTTGAGGGAGAGATTCCCGAAGGGATCTCAAATTTGGCTTATTTGACAACCATTAATTTGCAGAAGAACAGATTCTCTGGGAAGCTTCCAGTGGATATTGGAGGTTGTTTGCTTTTGAAAGTGCTGGATTTTAGTGAGAATTCTCTGTCTGACCTCCTTCCAGAGTCATTGCGGAGGCTTAGGTCGTGCACTTCTCTTAGATTGCGAGGAAATTCATTTGCAGGAGAAGTTCCTGGTTGGATTGGCGAATTAACAAATCTCGATATTTTGGATCTTTCTGCCAATGAATTTATGGGTCGGATTCCAACTTCAATAGGAAATCTTAATATATTGAAGGAATTAAATCTGTCCAGGAACCATCTTACAGGAGGGTTGCCACAGCCGGTGACAAATTGTCTTAACCTTTTGGTTATCGATGTTAGCCAGAATCGATTGACAGGAATTCTTCCTCCGTGGATTTTGAAGATGGGCCTTAAAAGTGTATCACTTTCTGGGAATGGACACAGTAAGGGTGTGCAATATCCTTCAGTGGCCTCTTTGGCGAGCTCTCTTCAAGGTCTTAAGGTCTTGGACTTATCTTCAAATGTCTTATCTGGTGAAATTCCATCCGATGTTGGGGTAGTTAGCAGTTTGCTGGTCTTGAATATATCCAGAAACCGACTCTTTGGTTCTATCCCATCAAGCATAAGAGAATTGAAGATGATCCAAGTTCTTGATTTGAGTCATAATAAGCTAAAGGGAAGAATTCCTTCTGAAATTGGAGGAGCAGTTTCACTTGTTGAACTGAGGTTGGAAAAGAACTGCCTAACTGGGAATATTCCAACTCAAATAAAGAACTGCTCATCTCTAAAATCTTT AATTCTATCGCAGAACAACCTCACCGGTCCGGTTCCTGCAGCCATTGCAAACATAAGCAACCTCCAATATGTGGACTTATCTTTCAACCACCTCTCTGGAAGCTTGCCAAAGGAGCTGACAAATCTTTCCTACCTTGTATCCTTCAATGTTTCCCATAACAACCTGCAAG CCGCTTTTATTGCCCTTGGCGTGGTAGCTGTGTCTCTCCTCAACATCCATGTACGATCTTCCATGACACCAACACCTGTTTCACTTGCTTTATCCGGTGGGGAAGATTTCAGTTGTTCCCCAACTACTGATCCAAACTATGGCAAACTTGTAATGTTTTCTGGGGACACGGATTTTGTTGCTGGTGCCCATGCATTACTCAACAAAGACTGTGAACTTGGTCGGGGTGGGTTTGGGGTTGTTTATCGAACGATACTTCGAGATGGGCGTTCAGTTGCCATAAAGAAGCTAACAGTTTCAAGTTTGATCAAGTCCCAAGATGAATTTGAGAGGGAAGTGAAGAGACTTGGGAAGATCAAGCACCATAATCTTGTGGCACTGGAAGGTTATTACTGGACTTCATCCTTGCAGCTCCTTATTTATGAATACATATCCAGTGGGAGTTTGTATAAGCATCTTCATGATGGACCCAGCTCAAACTGCCTGTCCTGGCGGCAGAGGTTCAACATAATTCTGGGGATGGCAAAAGGTTTGGCCCATTTGCATCATATGAACATAACTCACTACAATCTTAAATCAACCAACATTCTGATAGATGATACTGGTGAGCCAAAGGTTGGAGACTTTGGCCTGGCAAGGCTGTTGCCAACATTAGACCGTTGTATCCTAAGCAGCAAAATCCAAAGTGCATTAGGCTACATGGCTCCTGAATTTGCTTGTCGAACTGTGAAGATAACTGAGAAATGTGATGTTTATGGGTTTGGTATCTTAGTTTTGGAGGTGGTGACAGGTAAGAGACCAGTGGAATACATGGAGGATGATGTGGTGGTGCTATGTGACATGGTGAGGGGAGCTCTAGAGGATGGCAGGATGGAGGATTGTGTTGATGGAAGGCTTGGAGGAAAATTTCCAGCAGATGAGGCAATTCCAGTAATAAAACTTGGTTTAATATGTGCATCTCAAGTGCCATCAAATAGGCCAGACATGGAGGAAGTGGTCAATATTTTAGAGCTGATCCAATGTCCTGCAGGGGACCAAGAGGAGTTGGAATGA
- the LOC110670173 gene encoding leucine-rich repeat receptor-like protein kinase PXC2 isoform X2, with product MLFDICFFLLSVPVFVQSLDPTFNDDVLGLIVFKAGLQDPESKLASWNEDDENPCNWVGVKCDPKTQRVTELVLDGFSLSGHIGRGLLRLQFLQILSLSNNNFTGTINPDLAQLGVLQVVDLSQNNLSGLIPDGFFKQCGSLRSVSFAKNNLTGQIPESLSWCTSLAAVNFSSNQLSGELPSGLFFLRGLQSLDLSDNLLEGEIPEGISNLAYLTTINLQKNRFSGKLPVDIGGCLLLKVLDFSENSLSDLLPESLRRLRSCTSLRLRGNSFAGEVPGWIGELTNLDILDLSANEFMGRIPTSIGNLNILKELNLSRNHLTGGLPQPVTNCLNLLVIDVSQNRLTGILPPWILKMGLKSVSLSGNGHSKGVQYPSVASLASSLQGLKVLDLSSNVLSGEIPSDVGVVSSLLVLNISRNRLFGSIPSSIRELKMIQVLDLSHNKLKGRIPSEIGGAVSLVELRLEKNCLTGNIPTQIKNCSSLKSLILSQNNLTGPVPAAIANISNLQYVDLSFNHLSGSLPKELTNLSYLVSFNVSHNNLQGELPVGGFFNTISPSAVSAAFIALGVVAVSLLNIHVRSSMTPTPVSLALSGGEDFSCSPTTDPNYGKLVMFSGDTDFVAGAHALLNKDCELGRGGFGVVYRTILRDGRSVAIKKLTVSSLIKSQDEFEREVKRLGKIKHHNLVALEGYYWTSSLQLLIYEYISSGSLYKHLHDGPSSNCLSWRQRFNIILGMAKGLAHLHHMNITHYNLKSTNILIDDTGEPKVGDFGLARLLPTLDRCILSSKIQSALGYMAPEFACRTVKITEKCDVYGFGILVLEVVTGKRPVEYMEDDVVVLCDMVRGALEDGRMEDCVDGRLGGKFPADEAIPVIKLGLICASQVPSNRPDMEEVVNILELIQCPAGDQEELE from the exons atgctATTCGACATCTGCTTTTTTCTTCTTTCAGTTCCTGTTTTTGTACAGTCTTTGGACCCAACATTCAACGATGATGTTCTTGGGTTGATAGTCTTCAAGGCCGGTCTTCAAGACCCAGAGTCTAAACTCGCGTCATGGAATGAAGATGATGAGAATCCCTGCAACTGGGTCGGTGTCAAGTGCGACCCTAAAACCCAGCGGGTTACCGAACTGGTTCTCGATGGCTTCTCTCTTTCTGGGCACATTGGCCGCGGCCTTCTACGCCTGCAGTTTCTTCAGATTCTGTCACTATCAAACAACAACTTCACTGGCACCATAAACCCTGATCTTGCTCAGCTTGGGGTTTTACAAGTTGTCGACTTGAGTCAGAACAATCTCTCAGGGTTGATCCCTGATGGATTTTTTAAGCAATGTGGATCCTTGAGATCGGTTTCATTTGCTAAGAATAACCTCACCGGGCAGATTCCTGAATCTTTGAGCTGGTGCACGTCATTGGCAGCAGTTAATTTCTCATCTAACCAGCTTTCTGGGGAGTTACCATCTGGATTATTTTTTTTGAGGGGGCTTCAATCCCTTGATTTATCTGATAATTTGCTTGAGGGAGAGATTCCCGAAGGGATCTCAAATTTGGCTTATTTGACAACCATTAATTTGCAGAAGAACAGATTCTCTGGGAAGCTTCCAGTGGATATTGGAGGTTGTTTGCTTTTGAAAGTGCTGGATTTTAGTGAGAATTCTCTGTCTGACCTCCTTCCAGAGTCATTGCGGAGGCTTAGGTCGTGCACTTCTCTTAGATTGCGAGGAAATTCATTTGCAGGAGAAGTTCCTGGTTGGATTGGCGAATTAACAAATCTCGATATTTTGGATCTTTCTGCCAATGAATTTATGGGTCGGATTCCAACTTCAATAGGAAATCTTAATATATTGAAGGAATTAAATCTGTCCAGGAACCATCTTACAGGAGGGTTGCCACAGCCGGTGACAAATTGTCTTAACCTTTTGGTTATCGATGTTAGCCAGAATCGATTGACAGGAATTCTTCCTCCGTGGATTTTGAAGATGGGCCTTAAAAGTGTATCACTTTCTGGGAATGGACACAGTAAGGGTGTGCAATATCCTTCAGTGGCCTCTTTGGCGAGCTCTCTTCAAGGTCTTAAGGTCTTGGACTTATCTTCAAATGTCTTATCTGGTGAAATTCCATCCGATGTTGGGGTAGTTAGCAGTTTGCTGGTCTTGAATATATCCAGAAACCGACTCTTTGGTTCTATCCCATCAAGCATAAGAGAATTGAAGATGATCCAAGTTCTTGATTTGAGTCATAATAAGCTAAAGGGAAGAATTCCTTCTGAAATTGGAGGAGCAGTTTCACTTGTTGAACTGAGGTTGGAAAAGAACTGCCTAACTGGGAATATTCCAACTCAAATAAAGAACTGCTCATCTCTAAAATCTTT AATTCTATCGCAGAACAACCTCACCGGTCCGGTTCCTGCAGCCATTGCAAACATAAGCAACCTCCAATATGTGGACTTATCTTTCAACCACCTCTCTGGAAGCTTGCCAAAGGAGCTGACAAATCTTTCCTACCTTGTATCCTTCAATGTTTCCCATAACAACCTGCAAGGTGAGCTGCCAGTTGGGGGTTTCTTCAACACCATTTCCCCTTCAGCTGTCTCTG CCGCTTTTATTGCCCTTGGCGTGGTAGCTGTGTCTCTCCTCAACATCCATGTACGATCTTCCATGACACCAACACCTGTTTCACTTGCTTTATCCGGTGGGGAAGATTTCAGTTGTTCCCCAACTACTGATCCAAACTATGGCAAACTTGTAATGTTTTCTGGGGACACGGATTTTGTTGCTGGTGCCCATGCATTACTCAACAAAGACTGTGAACTTGGTCGGGGTGGGTTTGGGGTTGTTTATCGAACGATACTTCGAGATGGGCGTTCAGTTGCCATAAAGAAGCTAACAGTTTCAAGTTTGATCAAGTCCCAAGATGAATTTGAGAGGGAAGTGAAGAGACTTGGGAAGATCAAGCACCATAATCTTGTGGCACTGGAAGGTTATTACTGGACTTCATCCTTGCAGCTCCTTATTTATGAATACATATCCAGTGGGAGTTTGTATAAGCATCTTCATGATGGACCCAGCTCAAACTGCCTGTCCTGGCGGCAGAGGTTCAACATAATTCTGGGGATGGCAAAAGGTTTGGCCCATTTGCATCATATGAACATAACTCACTACAATCTTAAATCAACCAACATTCTGATAGATGATACTGGTGAGCCAAAGGTTGGAGACTTTGGCCTGGCAAGGCTGTTGCCAACATTAGACCGTTGTATCCTAAGCAGCAAAATCCAAAGTGCATTAGGCTACATGGCTCCTGAATTTGCTTGTCGAACTGTGAAGATAACTGAGAAATGTGATGTTTATGGGTTTGGTATCTTAGTTTTGGAGGTGGTGACAGGTAAGAGACCAGTGGAATACATGGAGGATGATGTGGTGGTGCTATGTGACATGGTGAGGGGAGCTCTAGAGGATGGCAGGATGGAGGATTGTGTTGATGGAAGGCTTGGAGGAAAATTTCCAGCAGATGAGGCAATTCCAGTAATAAAACTTGGTTTAATATGTGCATCTCAAGTGCCATCAAATAGGCCAGACATGGAGGAAGTGGTCAATATTTTAGAGCTGATCCAATGTCCTGCAGGGGACCAAGAGGAGTTGGAATGA